In Holophagales bacterium, one DNA window encodes the following:
- a CDS encoding enoyl-CoA hydratase/isomerase family protein, with translation MSDPVRLVRDGRRATITLGRPPLNILDLEMIAALDARLLELAGDDEIQLVVLRGAGEKAFSAGVSVGDHVGEKVPAMLAGFHGAIRRLRKLPATTLAVVDGACLGGGMELALVCDLVLATDRARFGQPEIRLGCYPPVAAALYPSRLGHGRTMELLLTGRPLDAEEAERLGLVTWRVAHDQLDARLDGLADELTRPSAAVARLTKRAVLAGGDYPFEAALEIAERLYLEELAPTDDMCEGIAAFLEKRSPVWRHR, from the coding sequence GTGAGCGACCCGGTACGCCTCGTCCGCGACGGTCGTCGCGCCACCATCACGCTTGGCCGACCGCCACTCAACATTCTCGATCTCGAGATGATCGCGGCGCTCGACGCGCGCCTGCTCGAGCTCGCCGGCGACGACGAGATCCAGCTCGTCGTGCTCCGCGGAGCCGGCGAGAAGGCCTTCTCCGCCGGCGTCTCGGTCGGCGACCACGTCGGAGAGAAAGTCCCAGCGATGCTCGCCGGCTTTCACGGCGCGATCCGTCGTCTGCGCAAGCTGCCGGCCACGACGCTCGCGGTGGTCGACGGTGCCTGCCTCGGCGGCGGCATGGAGCTCGCGCTCGTCTGCGACCTCGTGCTTGCCACCGACCGCGCCCGCTTCGGCCAACCGGAGATCCGGCTCGGCTGCTACCCCCCGGTGGCCGCCGCGCTCTATCCTTCGCGACTCGGCCACGGCCGGACGATGGAGCTCCTGCTCACCGGCCGTCCGCTGGACGCCGAGGAGGCCGAGCGGCTCGGGCTCGTGACCTGGCGGGTCGCCCACGATCAGCTCGACGCGCGCCTCGACGGGCTCGCCGACGAGCTCACGCGCCCCAGCGCCGCGGTGGCGCGCCTCACCAAGCGCGCCGTGCTCGCCGGCGGGGACTACCCGTTCGAGGCGGCGCTGGAGATCGCCGAGCGCCTCTACCTCGAGGAGCTCGCCCCCACCGACGACATGTGCGAAGGCATCGCCGCCTTCCTCGAGAAGCGCTCGCCGGTCTGGCGCCACCGCTGA